The genomic segment TGCAGGTCGAGGCAGAGATTGCGCGCGCGCTGCAGCGGGTGGTCGAGCAACGCGAATACGCCCTTCTCGGCCCTGTCATGGTTCGCCTGCGAGGCGACGACGAGATGCGCGGGGGGGGCGTTGCGGTCTCGGCGGGCTTCGAGCGTCTTCCCGGGGGACCAGCGTCAGCGATGGAGGGCATGCCCTCCCCAGATGAGGCGGTTCGCGCCTGTCTGGAAGGGCGTGAGGGCTTCTCACGCGGCAAGCGCTACGTGCTGGCACAGGACAGCATCGTCGTCGGGCGCACGCCCGACTGCGACGTTCAGGTGCCAGACGCGCGGGTCTCGAAGCGGCATGCAAGACTCACGTGGAACGGATCCACGTACTGCCTGACCACAATCGGGAGAAACGGAACAAGGATAAACAGCAGAGACGTCAGAACCACCATCGCGCTGCGCCACGGTGACGTGATCGCGCTGGGGGACTCGCTGCTCTGCTATTCCCTTATTCTCGACCCGCGTCCCCTTATTCTCGACCCGCGTCC from the Pseudomonadota bacterium genome contains:
- a CDS encoding DUF2662 domain-containing protein → MRFLERLERALERLVEGGAQPSVRGRVHPVEIGREVARRLRTERKQLDGRVCVPNIFEVRLQRHDLEALGPLAVQVEAEIARALQRVVEQREYALLGPVMVRLRGDDEMRGGGVAVSAGFERLPGGPASAMEGMPSPDEAVRACLEGREGFSRGKRYVLAQDSIVVGRTPDCDVQVPDARVSKRHARLTWNGSTYCLTTIGRNGTRINSRDVRTTIALRHGDVIALGDSLLCYSLILDPRPLILDPRP